One Polynucleobacter sp. MG-5-Ahmo-C2 genomic window carries:
- the folD gene encoding bifunctional methylenetetrahydrofolate dehydrogenase/methenyltetrahydrofolate cyclohydrolase FolD, which yields MPAQLLDGNALSKKIRAEIAARGAIVTAKGVRPGLAVIVVGENPASQVYVRNKVKACEDVGFHSVLERYSVELGEEELLARIATLNADPSIHGILVQLPLPEHIAAERVLEAIAPQKDVDGFHVANAGALMVGQPEFKPCTPYGCMKILESIDYPIRGARAVIVGASNIVGKPMAMLLLQAGATVTICNSKTRDLAHHTKDADILVVATGKPKMISGDMVKTGAVVIDVGINRMPDGKLCGDVDFDAAKYIAGWITPVPGGVGPMTITMLLMNTLEAAEKAARP from the coding sequence ATGCCTGCACAATTACTAGACGGTAACGCGCTCTCCAAAAAAATACGTGCTGAAATAGCCGCCCGTGGCGCTATTGTTACGGCTAAAGGAGTTCGTCCTGGCTTAGCAGTCATCGTCGTTGGTGAAAATCCTGCCAGCCAAGTCTATGTTCGCAATAAAGTCAAAGCCTGTGAGGATGTTGGCTTTCACTCTGTACTAGAGCGTTACTCAGTTGAGCTTGGCGAAGAAGAATTGCTTGCTCGCATTGCCACTCTCAATGCTGATCCATCAATTCATGGGATCTTGGTGCAATTGCCGCTACCAGAACATATTGCTGCTGAGCGTGTGCTTGAGGCGATTGCCCCTCAAAAAGATGTGGATGGTTTTCATGTGGCCAATGCTGGCGCCTTAATGGTTGGCCAACCAGAATTTAAGCCCTGTACCCCCTACGGTTGCATGAAGATTTTAGAAAGCATTGATTACCCGATTCGCGGTGCTCGCGCAGTGATCGTTGGCGCCTCTAATATTGTGGGCAAGCCAATGGCTATGTTGCTGCTGCAAGCTGGTGCCACAGTCACTATTTGTAATAGCAAGACTCGTGACCTAGCCCACCATACCAAAGATGCTGACATCCTAGTAGTTGCTACTGGCAAACCCAAGATGATTTCTGGTGATATGGTGAAAACCGGTGCTGTTGTGATCGATGTAGGCATCAACCGTATGCCGGATGGCAAACTCTGCGGGGATGTGGATTTTGATGCCGCTAAATATATCGCCGGCTGGATTACCCCAGTTCCTGGCGGTGTTGGCCCAATGACGATCACCATGCTCCTCATGAATACTTTAGAAGCAGCAGAAAAAGCAGCCAGGCCTTAG
- a CDS encoding response regulator transcription factor yields the protein MNVAATKPNQAEVVYVVDDDEAVRDSLTWLLESNGYVVRCHASAERFLQSLQSTDKSTISCAILDVRMPGMSGLELQERLISENLPMPVAFITGHGDVSMAVSTMKRGAVDFIEKPFKENDLCGLVDRMLAKARVDYSQASQRKITQSLLSKLTGRERQVLERIVAGRLNKQIADDLGISIKTVEAHRANIMEKLNVNTVADLLRLALSDPQPN from the coding sequence ATGAACGTAGCTGCTACTAAACCAAACCAAGCTGAAGTCGTCTATGTCGTTGATGATGATGAAGCTGTTCGAGACTCTCTCACTTGGCTCTTAGAGAGCAATGGTTATGTAGTGCGTTGCCATGCAAGTGCGGAGCGCTTTTTACAATCCCTACAAAGCACAGATAAGTCCACCATATCTTGCGCTATTTTGGATGTTCGCATGCCTGGTATGTCTGGTCTCGAATTGCAAGAGCGTTTGATAAGCGAAAACCTCCCAATGCCAGTGGCATTTATTACGGGTCATGGAGATGTATCGATGGCAGTCTCCACCATGAAACGTGGCGCCGTTGATTTTATTGAGAAGCCATTTAAAGAGAATGATCTCTGTGGCTTAGTTGATCGCATGCTTGCTAAAGCAAGAGTGGATTACTCACAAGCAAGTCAACGCAAAATTACCCAGAGCTTGCTGAGCAAACTTACTGGTCGCGAGCGCCAAGTATTAGAGCGTATTGTTGCCGGACGTTTAAATAAGCAAATAGCAGATGATCTTGGTATCTCTATTAAGACTGTTGAGGCTCACCGTGCCAACATTATGGAAAAGCTGAACGTCAATACCGTAGCGGACTTGCTCCGTTTAGCCTTATCTGATCCTCAACCCAATTAA
- a CDS encoding PAS domain-containing sensor histidine kinase: protein MAIILFTAVMGVILGTLHLQEKNQQESALFRELSFAKQRIQLRFANNLDTLVTINREITASEDQARLKKIAYEQADDLVINNHEIVKIIWVNNQNQGQWSVPPSNTKSDWISKTQNDQSANDALASTIELSRVTSRAAFSQFVNLNLPSDDPLAKERKIVFWQVVPNIVSGDITGYLAALYTTQGILDVVPAELKAHYRFTLVTDNERVLAISSDQDTPKRAFSNQTSLDIGVLSPNLTLRIDTYPPPTNLTFRMLIGVVLGLCAFVIWSLWSVLKQMQVRQEAEASLRTETSFRNAMENSTPVGIRAHDMQKRITYVNRAFCEMTGWSAKELVGLTPPFPFWPDSRRDELVEKMNRALNSETGSKAGIEGAILRRDGTLIQTRTFIAPLINEKGKQTGWVTSLIDISEPKKIREELAASQERFVTVLEGLDAAVSVVDLENDKLLFANRFYKENFGDDSKGHFKLAGSTNNLETLHNVAEDLQDSPPGIPTSFLYQESESEEVQLDDGSNKWFEVRRRFIPWVDGHLAQLLIATDITIRKEADDLARQQEERMQFTSRLTTMGEMASSLAHELNQPLAAISNYCMGVAKRLDGNIDSELNKEILPALEKASDQAHRAGTIIQRIRGFVKRSEPQRKSSSIAEIINDAVGLVEIEAHRHRLSITSDLADNLPEVNVDPVLILQVLVNLLKNALDSVREAYPLSSRWSAPPVSISADLDTNTFPAMLRIRVTDSGGGIPESVLNRMFEPFFSTKTDGMGMGLNICRSIIESHHGRLWASNVMDSERTKLAGCTFTILLPLESSDSKENG, encoded by the coding sequence TTGGCCATCATCCTATTCACCGCAGTCATGGGCGTGATTTTGGGCACCTTGCACTTACAGGAAAAAAATCAACAAGAGTCCGCATTATTTAGAGAGCTCTCATTTGCCAAACAGCGCATTCAACTTCGCTTTGCAAATAATTTAGATACTCTAGTCACTATTAACCGCGAAATTACTGCCAGCGAAGACCAGGCTAGATTAAAAAAAATTGCTTATGAGCAGGCTGATGACTTAGTCATCAACAATCATGAGATTGTCAAAATCATTTGGGTCAATAATCAAAATCAGGGGCAATGGTCTGTTCCACCAAGCAATACCAAATCCGACTGGATTAGCAAAACACAAAATGATCAGTCGGCCAATGATGCACTTGCCAGCACCATTGAATTAAGTAGAGTCACCAGCAGGGCTGCCTTTAGCCAGTTTGTAAACTTAAATTTGCCAAGCGATGATCCTCTTGCAAAAGAAAGAAAGATCGTTTTTTGGCAAGTAGTTCCTAATATTGTCAGTGGTGACATCACCGGATATCTGGCGGCGCTTTACACAACCCAGGGCATCTTAGATGTAGTGCCAGCCGAACTCAAAGCCCATTACCGCTTTACCCTCGTAACAGACAATGAAAGAGTATTGGCAATTTCATCGGACCAAGATACGCCCAAGAGAGCCTTTAGTAATCAGACTAGTCTTGACATTGGCGTTCTCAGTCCCAACCTGACTTTGCGCATTGATACCTACCCTCCTCCTACCAATCTCACCTTCAGGATGTTGATTGGTGTGGTCCTTGGATTGTGCGCCTTCGTGATTTGGAGCTTGTGGTCTGTTCTAAAACAAATGCAAGTTCGCCAAGAGGCGGAAGCAAGTTTACGTACTGAAACCAGTTTCCGAAACGCCATGGAGAATTCGACTCCAGTTGGTATTCGAGCACACGATATGCAAAAGCGCATCACTTATGTGAACCGAGCTTTTTGCGAAATGACAGGCTGGTCAGCAAAAGAGCTTGTTGGACTAACACCTCCATTCCCCTTCTGGCCGGACTCCAGGCGTGATGAACTAGTTGAGAAAATGAATCGGGCTTTGAATTCAGAAACGGGATCGAAAGCAGGGATCGAGGGGGCCATTCTGCGCCGCGACGGTACACTGATACAAACTCGCACCTTTATTGCTCCGCTCATCAATGAAAAGGGCAAACAAACCGGTTGGGTTACCTCCTTAATTGATATCTCTGAGCCAAAAAAGATTCGCGAAGAATTGGCCGCATCACAAGAGCGATTTGTTACCGTGCTGGAAGGCCTAGATGCTGCAGTGTCTGTGGTTGACCTGGAAAACGACAAGCTATTATTTGCTAATCGCTTCTATAAAGAAAACTTTGGCGATGATTCCAAGGGCCACTTTAAGCTGGCTGGCAGTACCAATAACTTGGAGACCTTGCACAATGTTGCAGAAGATTTACAAGACTCCCCTCCAGGTATTCCGACCTCCTTTTTATACCAAGAGTCTGAGTCAGAAGAAGTTCAACTAGATGATGGTAGTAATAAATGGTTTGAGGTTCGCCGCCGCTTTATTCCTTGGGTGGATGGCCACTTAGCCCAACTCTTAATTGCAACGGATATTACGATCCGCAAAGAGGCAGATGACCTAGCGCGCCAACAAGAAGAGCGCATGCAATTTACAAGTCGCTTGACTACTATGGGTGAGATGGCCTCCTCTCTTGCGCATGAGTTAAATCAACCGCTCGCTGCAATCTCCAATTACTGTATGGGCGTTGCAAAACGTCTGGACGGAAACATTGATTCAGAATTAAACAAAGAAATTTTGCCTGCCCTTGAAAAAGCCTCTGACCAGGCTCACCGTGCTGGCACCATCATCCAACGCATTCGAGGCTTTGTAAAACGCAGTGAGCCTCAGCGCAAATCCTCGTCAATCGCCGAGATCATTAACGACGCTGTTGGCCTTGTTGAAATCGAAGCCCATCGCCATCGCTTAAGCATTACCTCTGACCTTGCAGACAATTTGCCCGAGGTCAACGTGGATCCAGTGCTCATCCTGCAGGTTCTGGTCAATCTCCTCAAAAATGCCCTAGATAGCGTACGAGAAGCCTACCCCCTCTCCTCCCGCTGGTCAGCACCGCCAGTTAGCATTAGTGCCGATTTGGATACCAACACTTTTCCAGCCATGCTACGCATTCGGGTGACTGATTCTGGGGGTGGCATTCCTGAATCAGTCCTAAACCGCATGTTTGAGCCCTTTTTTAGCACTAAGACCGATGGAATGGGCATGGGGCTCAATATTTGCCGCTCCATTATTGAATCCCATCACGGACGCCTCTGGGCCTCCAATGTCATGGACTCCGAACGCACCAAACTGGCCGGCTGCACCTTTACAATACTTCTACCCCTTGAATCTTCTGATTCGAAGGAAAATGGATGA
- the aceE gene encoding pyruvate dehydrogenase (acetyl-transferring), homodimeric type — MAAVPEQVLGKQNSQDVDPGETQEWLQALDGVIHNEGPERAAFLIDQQISHARVNGVVQPFHAETPYINTIPVEGQARLPGDQNVEHRIRSYTRWNAMAMVLRANKDTNVGGHISSFQSAATLYDVGFNHFWHAPSPEHGGDLIFVQGHSAPGVYARAYMLGRLSDEQLNNFRQEVGGKGISSYPHPWLMPDFWQFPTVSMGLGPIMAIYQARFMRYMQDRGFIKSEGRKVWAFLGDGETDEPESLGAIGMAGREKLDNLIFVINCNLQRLDGPVRGNGSIIQELESEFRGAGWNVIKVVWGGQWDALFARDKKGILMQRLGEIVDGQYQTMKSKNGAYVREIVFNTPELKALVSDWSDDEIWQLNRGGHDPHKVYAAFHSAVNHKNQPTVILAHTIKGYGMGGSGEAMNIAHQAKKMNDDDVRRFRDRFEIPVKDEDLDDMPLVKFADGSPELEYMKARRQELGGYLPQRRTKAESLPVPALDVFAPLLEATAEGREISTTMAFVRMLNTIVRDKVLGKRVVPIVPDESRTFGMEGMFRQLGIWNQLGQLYTPEDHDQLMFYKEDKTGQILQEGINEAGGMCDWIAAATSYSTHGVPMLPFYIFYSMFGFQRIGDLAWAAGDMRSRGFLLGGTAGRTTLNGEGLQHEDGHSHLWSGSVPNCISYDPTFSFELAVVIQDGMRRMLEVQEDVYYYVTLMNENYTHPAMPKGAEKDIIKGMYKLKSVGDVKAKLRVQLLGSGTIFREVIEAAEMLQKDWGVASDLWGCPSFTELGRDWNAVHRANLLNPTATPSLSHVEKCLKDTSGPIIAATDYVRLFAEQIRPAIQHIGRRYEVLGTDGFGRSDTREKLRDFFEVDRRWVVVTALRSLVDAGQMDRQKLAEAIKKYGIDTTKPNPMTV; from the coding sequence ATGGCCGCAGTTCCAGAGCAGGTATTAGGTAAACAGAATTCACAGGACGTAGATCCTGGTGAGACCCAAGAATGGTTGCAAGCCCTTGATGGCGTCATCCACAACGAGGGCCCAGAGCGCGCTGCCTTTTTAATAGACCAACAAATTTCTCATGCGCGGGTGAACGGAGTAGTTCAACCTTTCCATGCTGAGACACCGTATATCAATACGATTCCAGTTGAAGGCCAGGCACGTTTGCCTGGTGATCAGAATGTCGAGCATCGCATTCGTTCATATACACGCTGGAATGCAATGGCGATGGTTCTGCGCGCCAACAAGGACACCAACGTTGGTGGACACATTTCTTCTTTCCAGTCGGCGGCAACTTTATACGACGTAGGTTTCAATCATTTTTGGCATGCGCCATCACCAGAGCATGGCGGCGACCTGATTTTTGTGCAAGGCCACTCAGCACCAGGTGTGTATGCACGTGCTTATATGTTGGGCCGTCTCTCTGATGAGCAACTGAATAACTTCCGCCAAGAAGTTGGTGGAAAAGGGATTTCTAGTTACCCACATCCATGGTTGATGCCAGATTTTTGGCAGTTCCCAACAGTCTCTATGGGCTTAGGTCCAATCATGGCGATTTACCAAGCGCGCTTCATGCGCTACATGCAGGATCGCGGTTTTATTAAGAGCGAAGGTCGTAAGGTATGGGCGTTCTTGGGTGATGGCGAAACTGACGAGCCGGAGTCATTGGGTGCAATTGGTATGGCAGGCCGTGAAAAACTCGACAACCTGATTTTTGTAATTAACTGTAACTTGCAACGCCTTGATGGACCAGTGCGCGGTAACGGCAGCATTATTCAAGAGCTTGAGAGCGAGTTCCGCGGTGCTGGCTGGAATGTCATCAAAGTAGTCTGGGGCGGTCAGTGGGATGCCTTATTTGCGCGTGACAAAAAAGGCATTTTGATGCAACGCCTAGGCGAGATCGTAGATGGTCAGTATCAGACCATGAAGTCTAAGAATGGTGCCTATGTTCGCGAGATCGTGTTCAACACGCCAGAATTAAAAGCGCTAGTAAGCGACTGGAGTGATGATGAAATTTGGCAACTCAATCGTGGCGGCCATGACCCCCATAAAGTTTATGCAGCGTTCCACTCTGCGGTAAATCATAAGAATCAACCTACCGTAATCCTGGCTCACACTATTAAGGGCTATGGCATGGGTGGTTCTGGTGAGGCGATGAATATTGCTCACCAAGCGAAGAAGATGAACGATGACGACGTGCGTCGTTTCCGCGATCGGTTTGAGATTCCAGTAAAAGATGAGGATCTCGATGACATGCCTTTGGTGAAGTTTGCTGATGGCAGCCCTGAGCTGGAGTACATGAAGGCTCGTCGCCAAGAGTTGGGCGGTTATTTGCCACAGCGTCGCACTAAAGCAGAAAGCTTGCCTGTGCCAGCATTGGACGTATTTGCGCCATTGCTGGAAGCAACTGCAGAAGGCCGTGAGATTTCGACAACGATGGCATTTGTGCGCATGCTCAACACGATTGTGCGCGATAAGGTTTTAGGTAAACGGGTTGTTCCAATCGTTCCTGATGAGTCCCGTACCTTCGGTATGGAGGGTATGTTCCGTCAGTTGGGCATTTGGAATCAGTTGGGACAGCTTTACACCCCGGAAGATCATGATCAATTGATGTTCTATAAAGAGGACAAGACTGGTCAGATTTTGCAAGAGGGCATTAATGAAGCCGGCGGTATGTGTGACTGGATTGCTGCTGCAACTTCTTACTCCACTCATGGCGTGCCGATGTTGCCTTTCTACATCTTCTACTCAATGTTTGGTTTCCAACGTATTGGCGACTTGGCCTGGGCGGCAGGGGATATGCGCAGCCGTGGCTTCTTGCTCGGTGGTACTGCTGGAAGAACCACGCTGAATGGTGAGGGCTTGCAACACGAGGATGGCCACAGCCACCTTTGGAGTGGATCTGTTCCAAACTGTATTAGCTATGATCCAACGTTCTCGTTTGAATTGGCAGTAGTGATTCAGGATGGTATGCGCCGTATGTTGGAAGTTCAGGAAGACGTGTATTACTACGTGACTTTGATGAACGAGAACTACACCCATCCAGCAATGCCAAAGGGCGCTGAGAAGGACATCATTAAGGGCATGTATAAGCTTAAGTCTGTTGGTGATGTTAAGGCTAAGTTGCGTGTTCAGCTTCTCGGCTCAGGAACCATCTTCCGCGAAGTGATTGAAGCTGCAGAAATGCTACAAAAAGATTGGGGTGTTGCTTCTGATTTGTGGGGCTGCCCAAGCTTTACTGAATTGGGTCGTGATTGGAATGCTGTTCACCGCGCCAACCTCTTAAACCCAACAGCAACGCCATCACTTTCTCACGTAGAAAAGTGTTTGAAAGATACTTCAGGCCCGATCATTGCAGCTACTGACTATGTTCGTTTGTTTGCTGAGCAGATTCGTCCGGCGATTCAGCACATCGGGCGTCGCTATGAGGTATTGGGGACTGATGGATTTGGCCGTTCTGATACCCGTGAAAAACTCCGTGACTTCTTTGAGGTAGATCGCCGCTGGGTAGTAGTTACTGCCTTGAGATCATTGGTAGATGCAGGCCAGATGGATCGTCAAAAACTTGCTGAGGCCATTAAAAAGTATGGCATCGATACTACTAAACCAAACCCGATGACGGTTTAA
- the aceF gene encoding dihydrolipoyllysine-residue acetyltransferase has product MSQIIDIKVPDIGDYKDVPVIEVLVKAGDKVEKEQSIVVLESDKATMDVPSSHSGVVKEVKVKIGDNLSQGSIVITLEEGAATAVPAAQASPATVPAATSSSSGGALIDIKVPDIGDYKDVPVIEVLVKAGDKVEKEQSIVVLESDKATMDVPSSHSGVVKEVKVKIGDNLSEGSLVLILESGSSGAAAPVVAAAPVPASKPAAVEPPIARAPAPPPVINTAPAVDPTLSHASPSVRKFARELGVTINQVKGSGLKGRITQEDVQAFVKAAMSGGAGSPAVASSGGSLGGLNLIPWPKVDFTKFGEIERQPLNRIKKMTAANLGRNWVMIPAVTYHEDADITDLEAFRVQTNKDNEKKGVKITMLAFLMKAAVAALKKHPEFNSSLDGDDLILKKYFNIGFAADTPTGLVVPVIKNVDKKGIFEIAQETSELAALARDGKLKPDQMQGASFTISSLGGIGGTYFSPIVNAPEVAILGVSKAAMKPVWDGKQFVPRLICPLSLSADHRVIDGALATRFNLYIAQLLADFRRATL; this is encoded by the coding sequence ATGAGTCAAATAATCGACATTAAAGTCCCAGACATTGGCGACTATAAAGATGTGCCAGTCATCGAGGTCTTAGTCAAAGCAGGCGACAAGGTTGAAAAAGAACAATCAATTGTTGTTCTTGAGTCTGACAAAGCAACCATGGACGTTCCTTCATCACACTCCGGTGTTGTAAAGGAAGTCAAAGTGAAGATTGGTGACAATCTTTCTCAAGGCTCAATAGTGATCACCTTGGAAGAAGGTGCAGCTACTGCGGTTCCAGCAGCCCAGGCCAGTCCTGCAACGGTTCCAGCAGCGACATCCTCAAGTTCGGGCGGCGCTCTAATCGACATTAAAGTCCCAGACATTGGCGACTATAAAGATGTGCCAGTGATCGAGGTCTTAGTCAAAGCAGGCGACAAGGTTGAAAAAGAACAATCAATTGTTGTTCTTGAGTCTGACAAAGCAACCATGGACGTTCCTTCATCACACTCCGGGGTTGTAAAGGAAGTCAAAGTGAAGATTGGTGACAATCTTTCTGAAGGATCGCTTGTGCTGATTCTGGAAAGCGGATCTTCTGGGGCAGCAGCACCAGTAGTTGCGGCGGCACCAGTACCAGCAAGTAAGCCGGCTGCAGTGGAGCCTCCAATTGCACGTGCTCCAGCGCCTCCTCCAGTTATCAATACGGCCCCAGCAGTAGACCCAACACTGAGTCATGCAAGCCCATCAGTGCGTAAATTTGCGCGTGAACTCGGTGTCACGATCAACCAGGTTAAAGGATCTGGTCTGAAAGGTCGTATTACTCAGGAAGATGTACAAGCATTTGTTAAAGCGGCAATGAGTGGTGGTGCTGGTAGTCCAGCAGTAGCCTCAAGTGGCGGCAGCTTAGGTGGCCTCAACTTGATTCCTTGGCCAAAAGTTGATTTCACGAAGTTTGGTGAGATTGAGCGTCAGCCACTGAATCGTATTAAGAAAATGACTGCCGCCAATCTTGGCCGTAACTGGGTCATGATTCCAGCGGTGACGTATCACGAGGATGCAGATATCACTGACTTAGAGGCATTCCGCGTACAAACGAACAAAGACAATGAGAAGAAGGGCGTCAAGATTACGATGCTCGCATTCCTCATGAAGGCTGCGGTAGCTGCTTTGAAGAAGCACCCAGAGTTCAATAGCTCACTCGATGGCGATGATTTGATTCTCAAGAAATACTTCAATATCGGCTTTGCAGCTGATACGCCAACTGGTCTGGTAGTGCCAGTTATCAAAAATGTGGACAAGAAGGGCATCTTTGAAATCGCTCAGGAAACTTCTGAGTTGGCAGCTTTAGCTCGTGATGGCAAACTGAAGCCAGACCAAATGCAGGGCGCGAGTTTCACGATTTCATCTTTAGGCGGCATTGGTGGAACTTACTTCTCACCCATTGTGAATGCGCCAGAAGTTGCAATTTTAGGTGTGAGCAAAGCTGCTATGAAGCCAGTATGGGATGGTAAACAATTTGTGCCACGTCTGATCTGCCCATTGTCTCTCTCTGCAGATCACCGCGTGATTGATGGTGCCTTAGCTACGCGTTTCAATTTGTATATCGCGCAACTGTTAGCCGACTTCCGTCGCGCTACTCTGTAA
- the lpdA gene encoding dihydrolipoyl dehydrogenase produces the protein MAKQMILVPDIGDYSDVPVIEVLVKVGDVVEKEQPLLVLESDKATMEVPADAAGKITSIAVKLGDKVSKGSVIAEIEASAAAPAPVAITAPAVPAAKAPTPIAGQYSGKVDHECELLVLGAGPGGYSAAFRSADLSMNTVLVERYATLGGVCLNVGCIPSKALLHTTSVMDEVKTMSKHGITFGAPKIEIDQLRGYKDSVIAKLTGGLAGMAKARKVKTVRGLGRFLDANHVEVEITSGAGQDLTGQKEVVRFQKAIIAAGSQPVKLPFLPEDPRIVDSTGALLLKSIPKRMLVIGGGIIGLEMATVYSTLGSRIDIAEMMDGLMAGADRDLEKVWEKFNAGRFEKVMLKTRAAKAEVKPDGIQVTFEGENAPAEPQTYDLVLVAVGRTPNGKKIDAGKAGVQVDERGFIPVDKQMRTNVQNIFAIGDIVGQPMLAHKAVHEGHVAAEAAFGEKSYFDAKQIPSVAYTDPEVAWAGLTEEQCKAQGIAYEKGLFPWAASGRAIANGRDEGFTKLIFDASTHRIIGGGIVGTHAGDLIGEVCLAIEMGADAIDMGKTIHPHPTLGESVGLAAEAVHGHCTDLPPVKKKS, from the coding sequence ATGGCTAAGCAAATGATCCTCGTGCCAGATATTGGTGACTATTCCGATGTGCCGGTGATTGAAGTGCTGGTAAAGGTTGGTGATGTCGTTGAAAAAGAGCAGCCACTATTAGTGCTCGAATCAGATAAAGCAACCATGGAAGTGCCAGCAGATGCTGCCGGAAAGATTACTAGTATTGCTGTAAAGCTCGGCGATAAAGTGAGCAAGGGTTCTGTTATCGCTGAGATCGAGGCAAGCGCTGCTGCACCTGCTCCAGTAGCAATTACAGCGCCAGCAGTTCCAGCGGCAAAGGCTCCCACTCCCATTGCCGGTCAATACAGCGGCAAAGTGGATCACGAGTGCGAGCTATTGGTGCTTGGCGCTGGCCCTGGTGGCTATAGTGCCGCATTCCGCAGTGCGGATTTGAGTATGAATACTGTTCTCGTAGAGCGTTACGCAACTTTAGGTGGCGTCTGTCTTAACGTAGGCTGTATTCCCTCTAAAGCACTGCTGCATACCACCTCTGTAATGGATGAAGTCAAAACCATGTCTAAGCATGGCATTACTTTTGGTGCGCCAAAGATAGAGATCGATCAATTGCGCGGCTACAAAGATTCGGTGATTGCAAAATTGACTGGCGGTTTAGCTGGTATGGCAAAAGCGCGCAAAGTCAAAACAGTGCGTGGCCTAGGGCGCTTCTTAGATGCTAATCACGTTGAAGTTGAAATCACTAGTGGTGCTGGGCAAGATTTGACAGGCCAAAAAGAAGTAGTGCGTTTTCAGAAAGCGATCATTGCTGCTGGTAGTCAGCCTGTGAAATTACCTTTTTTACCTGAAGACCCACGTATCGTGGATAGTACTGGCGCCTTATTGCTTAAGAGTATTCCAAAACGAATGCTGGTGATTGGTGGCGGCATTATTGGTTTAGAGATGGCCACGGTTTACAGCACTCTTGGCTCACGCATTGATATTGCCGAGATGATGGATGGCCTCATGGCTGGTGCCGACCGTGATCTGGAAAAGGTCTGGGAGAAGTTCAATGCCGGACGTTTTGAAAAGGTCATGCTCAAGACGCGTGCTGCTAAAGCTGAAGTGAAGCCTGATGGCATTCAAGTGACCTTTGAAGGCGAGAATGCGCCTGCAGAACCGCAAACCTATGACTTAGTCTTGGTTGCGGTTGGCCGCACCCCAAATGGCAAGAAGATTGATGCAGGTAAAGCGGGTGTGCAAGTAGATGAGCGTGGCTTTATTCCCGTTGATAAGCAAATGCGCACCAATGTTCAAAATATCTTCGCCATTGGCGATATCGTTGGTCAGCCGATGTTGGCCCACAAAGCTGTGCATGAGGGCCATGTGGCTGCTGAGGCTGCATTCGGTGAAAAGTCTTACTTTGATGCGAAGCAAATCCCATCCGTTGCCTATACTGATCCAGAAGTGGCGTGGGCTGGCTTAACCGAAGAGCAGTGCAAAGCACAAGGTATCGCCTATGAAAAAGGCTTATTCCCCTGGGCTGCTAGTGGACGTGCTATTGCTAATGGGCGCGATGAAGGTTTCACAAAATTGATCTTTGACGCAAGCACTCATCGGATTATTGGAGGCGGTATTGTTGGTACACATGCTGGCGATTTAATTGGCGAGGTTTGCTTAGCGATTGAGATGGGTGCTGATGCTATCGATATGGGCAAGACCATTCATCCGCATCCAACCTTAGGCGAGTCTGTTGGTCTGGCTGCGGAAGCGGTACATGGCCATTGCACCGATCTGCCACCGGTCAAGAAGAAGTCTTAG
- a CDS encoding phasin family protein: MNLTPEQLAAAQKANLETLSSLTNQALQSIEKLVELNMHIAKQSLSDSMTSAKKALEVKDIQQLLAHQAEAVQPMAEKIMAYSRHLYDLAHETQNNFTKSAEKEFQAGQQKINALVEEWTKNAPAGSDAAVQAMKQAIASANNVYESSQKAVKHAVNVAQTNLNSATDTVMKTAETASKAAKKK, translated from the coding sequence ATGAATCTAACACCAGAGCAATTGGCTGCAGCACAAAAGGCCAATTTAGAAACGTTAAGCAGCCTCACGAATCAAGCGCTGCAAAGCATTGAAAAATTAGTTGAGCTCAATATGCATATTGCCAAACAAAGTTTGAGTGACAGCATGACCAGCGCTAAGAAAGCTTTGGAAGTGAAAGACATTCAACAGCTCCTCGCCCATCAAGCAGAAGCGGTTCAACCAATGGCTGAAAAGATCATGGCTTACAGCCGTCACTTATATGACCTGGCTCATGAAACTCAAAACAACTTTACAAAATCTGCTGAAAAAGAATTTCAGGCAGGCCAACAAAAGATCAATGCATTGGTTGAAGAGTGGACTAAGAATGCCCCAGCTGGTTCTGACGCCGCTGTTCAAGCAATGAAACAAGCCATTGCTTCTGCTAACAATGTTTATGAATCTAGCCAAAAGGCTGTGAAGCACGCAGTCAATGTTGCGCAGACAAACCTGAACAGCGCTACTGACACGGTAATGAAAACCGCTGAAACTGCCAGTAAAGCGGCTAAGAAGAAATAA